One region of Skermanella mucosa genomic DNA includes:
- a CDS encoding nucleotide sugar dehydrogenase codes for MDYQHDRTVCIIGLGYVGLTLAIIMAEAGYTVRGVELNRDFTDRIVTGKAHFHEPGLDERLGFQLGAGRFHVSNTLPDDPAISLYIITVGTPLGPDGKVRLDMVRRVTREIAAQLKDGDAVVLRSTVKIGTTRDIVIPILAETGRDIDVAFCPERTLEGRALYELTHLPQIIGATSERGSIRLAQVFNALTPTVIRVRDPETAEMIKLIDNTSRDVGFAFANEVARLCGAIGISAAEVITFGKLGYARTQLPMPGPVGGPCLSKDSHILVESMTDRGVMPEIAAAARTINERLMVETARYMAGQVLPWHRSGDLKVTLMGLAFKGQPETNDLRGSTAIPLLAELRRLMPEAVFCGYDPIVSAQDLSALGLTPLADLAEAFEQSHLVVIHNNHPAFQAMPLSQLSQGMARPGMVYDFWNNFLPKRLTLDAGIRYVTLGTHSMDAGDTAPAGSS; via the coding sequence ATGGACTACCAGCATGACCGCACCGTCTGCATCATCGGCCTGGGTTATGTCGGGCTGACGCTCGCCATCATCATGGCGGAAGCCGGCTACACGGTGCGGGGCGTCGAACTGAACCGCGACTTCACCGACCGGATCGTCACGGGAAAGGCGCACTTCCACGAACCCGGCCTGGACGAGCGGCTCGGCTTCCAACTCGGTGCCGGGCGGTTCCATGTCAGCAACACGCTGCCCGACGATCCCGCCATCTCGCTCTACATCATCACGGTCGGGACGCCGCTGGGGCCGGACGGAAAGGTCCGGCTCGACATGGTCCGGCGGGTCACGCGGGAGATCGCGGCCCAACTCAAGGACGGAGACGCCGTCGTGCTGCGCTCCACGGTCAAGATCGGCACCACCCGCGATATCGTCATCCCGATCCTGGCCGAAACAGGGCGGGACATAGACGTCGCGTTCTGTCCGGAACGGACCCTGGAAGGCCGCGCGCTCTATGAGCTGACCCATCTGCCCCAGATCATCGGCGCCACCTCGGAGCGCGGCTCGATCCGACTCGCCCAGGTCTTCAACGCCCTCACTCCGACGGTGATCCGGGTCCGCGACCCGGAAACCGCCGAGATGATCAAGCTGATCGACAACACCAGCCGGGACGTCGGCTTCGCCTTCGCCAACGAGGTGGCACGGCTGTGCGGCGCGATCGGCATCTCGGCCGCCGAGGTGATCACCTTCGGCAAGCTGGGCTATGCCCGGACCCAGCTGCCCATGCCCGGCCCGGTCGGCGGTCCCTGCCTGAGCAAGGACTCCCACATCCTGGTGGAGAGCATGACCGATCGCGGCGTCATGCCCGAGATCGCGGCGGCCGCACGCACGATCAACGAACGGTTGATGGTCGAGACCGCCCGGTACATGGCCGGCCAGGTGCTGCCGTGGCATCGGTCCGGTGACCTCAAAGTCACCTTGATGGGCCTTGCCTTCAAAGGCCAGCCGGAGACCAACGACCTGCGCGGCAGCACGGCGATCCCCCTGCTCGCGGAACTTCGCCGGCTTATGCCGGAAGCGGTTTTCTGCGGTTATGATCCGATCGTTTCAGCCCAGGATCTGAGCGCGCTCGGGCTGACCCCCCTGGCGGACCTCGCGGAGGCGTTCGAACAGAGCCACCTCGTCGTCATCCACAACAACCATCCGGCGTTCCAGGCCATGCCACTGTCACAGCTCTCGCAGGGAATGGCCCGGCCCGGCATGGTTTACGATTTCTGGAACAACTTCCTGCCAAAGCGGCTGACCCTGGATGCCGGCATCCGCTACGTGACGCTGGGAACCCATTCCATGGATGCGGGTGATACTGCGCCCGCCGGCAGCTCCTGA
- the sciP gene encoding CtrA inhibitor SciP, translated as MDSVVDLASRVMTEADLPPPDTKRWVMRRKAEVVAGVRCGLISLEEACRRYTLSVEEFLSWQRLIDSHGVRGLRATRLQDYRQGEKATLAE; from the coding sequence ATGGACAGTGTCGTTGACCTGGCCTCGCGGGTAATGACGGAGGCAGACCTTCCGCCACCCGATACCAAGCGCTGGGTCATGAGGCGCAAGGCGGAAGTAGTTGCCGGGGTACGTTGCGGGTTGATCAGCCTTGAGGAGGCCTGCCGTCGCTACACGCTGTCGGTCGAGGAATTCCTCTCCTGGCAACGGCTGATCGACAGTCACGGGGTGCGCGGACTGCGGGCGACCCGCCTGCAGGATTATCGTCAGGGCGAGAAGGCGACCCTGGCCGAGTGA
- the fliF gene encoding flagellar basal-body MS-ring/collar protein FliF, producing MNTFLQTLRNLGPVRLAAMGVVALGLIGFFVYLMTRLSTPDMALLYSDLDPKDGGAIVRQLEEQKIPHQVNAEGTRIMVPADQVGRLRMVMAQAGLPSGGSIGYEIYDKPEGFGTTSFVQGINHLRATEGELARTVATLGPIQQARVHLVLPKREMFSRSQQAATASVFLKLRPGQQLKREQIVAIQHLIAAAVPQLEPNQISIVDDRGNLLARGMGAGSEQLLQASADEKKLAYEQRTTRVIEDLLSRSLGFGKVRAEVTADLDFDRITTSSEIFDPESQVIRSTQTVEDNNESTDRDALDPVTVANNLPTANSNSSESAATSRTKGARTEETVNYEISKTVKSHVRESGQVRRLSVAVLVDGLYAPGEDGTPVYSPRSREEMAQIETLVRSAIGFDAVRGDTVEVINMRFATPDAEFADAGATFLGMAKEDLFRIAEMIVLAIVAILVILLVIRPLMAKAFERGDDSAAEEEAERLLTDQTAGQAQLMGPGALAQDLALEDAQAGEELEQMIDINRVEGRVRASSLRKVGEIVDKHPEEAVSIIRSWLYQET from the coding sequence TTGAACACGTTCCTCCAGACCCTGCGCAATCTCGGCCCGGTACGGCTGGCCGCCATGGGCGTGGTGGCGCTGGGCCTGATCGGCTTCTTCGTATACCTGATGACCCGCCTGTCCACCCCGGACATGGCCCTGCTCTACAGCGACCTCGACCCCAAGGACGGGGGCGCCATCGTGCGCCAGCTGGAGGAGCAGAAGATCCCCCACCAGGTCAACGCGGAAGGCACCCGGATCATGGTGCCGGCCGATCAGGTCGGACGTCTTCGGATGGTGATGGCCCAGGCCGGGCTCCCGTCGGGCGGCTCGATCGGCTACGAGATCTACGACAAGCCCGAAGGGTTCGGCACCACCAGCTTCGTCCAGGGGATCAATCACCTGCGCGCGACCGAGGGCGAACTGGCGCGCACCGTCGCGACGCTGGGGCCGATCCAGCAGGCGCGGGTCCATCTGGTGCTGCCCAAGCGCGAGATGTTCAGCCGCAGCCAGCAGGCCGCCACCGCCAGCGTGTTCCTCAAGCTGCGCCCCGGGCAGCAGCTCAAGCGCGAGCAGATCGTCGCGATCCAGCACCTGATCGCGGCCGCCGTGCCCCAGCTCGAACCGAACCAGATCTCGATCGTCGACGACCGCGGCAACCTGCTGGCCCGCGGCATGGGGGCCGGCAGCGAACAGCTCCTGCAGGCCAGCGCCGACGAGAAGAAGCTGGCCTACGAGCAGCGCACCACCCGGGTGATCGAGGACCTGCTGTCACGCTCCCTGGGCTTCGGCAAGGTCCGCGCCGAGGTGACCGCCGACCTGGATTTCGACCGCATCACCACCAGCTCGGAGATCTTCGATCCCGAGAGCCAGGTCATCCGGTCGACCCAGACGGTCGAGGACAACAATGAATCGACCGACCGCGACGCGCTCGACCCCGTCACGGTCGCGAACAACCTGCCGACCGCCAATTCCAACTCCTCCGAATCCGCCGCGACCAGCCGCACCAAGGGCGCCCGGACCGAGGAGACGGTCAATTACGAGATCAGCAAGACGGTCAAGAGCCACGTCCGCGAGTCAGGCCAGGTCCGCCGCCTGTCGGTCGCCGTGCTGGTGGACGGCCTCTACGCGCCGGGCGAGGACGGCACGCCGGTCTACAGCCCCCGCTCCCGGGAGGAAATGGCCCAGATCGAGACGCTGGTCCGCTCCGCCATCGGGTTCGACGCCGTCCGGGGCGACACGGTCGAAGTGATCAACATGCGCTTCGCCACGCCGGACGCGGAGTTCGCCGACGCCGGCGCCACCTTCCTCGGCATGGCGAAGGAGGACCTGTTCCGCATCGCCGAGATGATCGTGCTCGCGATCGTCGCGATCCTGGTGATCCTGCTGGTCATCCGCCCGCTGATGGCCAAGGCCTTCGAGCGCGGCGACGACAGCGCGGCGGAGGAGGAGGCGGAGCGCCTGCTGACCGACCAGACCGCCGGCCAGGCCCAGCTCATGGGGCCGGGGGCACTGGCCCAGGACCTGGCGCTGGAAGACGCCCAGGCCGGCGAGGAGCTGGAGCAGATGATCGACATCAACCGCGTCGAGGGGCGCGTGCGCGCCTCGTCGCTCCGCAAGGTCGGCGAGATCGTGGACAAGCATCCGGAAGAGGCCGTCTCGATCATCCGGAGCTGGCTGTACCAGGAAACCTGA
- the fliG gene encoding flagellar motor switch protein FliG — MMLALGEEHATKLFTHMDDEEIRELSQTMANLGTVSANIIERLFVEFAEQISSTGSLVGTYESTERLLMKVLDSEKVNQIMEDIRGPAGRTMWDKLANVNETVLANYLKNEYPQTVAVVLSKIKGEHAARVLAQLPESFAMEVVMRMLRMESVQKEVLDDVERTLRTEFMSNLARTSRRDAHEMMAEIFNNLDRNTENRFLAALEERNRDSAERIKALMFTFEDLSKLDPSGVQTLLRVVDKPKLGLALKGSSETLRDLFFTNMSERAAKIMREDMAAMGPVRLRDVDEAQMYMVQVAKDLAARGEIVMAEGKGEDELIY; from the coding sequence ATGATGCTGGCGCTGGGCGAGGAGCACGCGACCAAGCTGTTCACCCACATGGACGACGAGGAGATCCGCGAGCTGTCGCAGACCATGGCCAACCTGGGCACGGTCAGCGCCAACATCATCGAGCGGCTGTTCGTCGAGTTCGCCGAGCAGATCTCCTCCACCGGGTCGCTGGTCGGCACCTACGAGAGCACCGAACGGCTGCTCATGAAGGTGCTGGACAGCGAGAAGGTCAACCAGATCATGGAGGATATCCGTGGTCCGGCCGGCCGCACCATGTGGGACAAGCTGGCGAACGTGAACGAGACTGTGCTCGCCAACTACCTGAAGAACGAGTACCCGCAAACCGTCGCGGTGGTGCTGTCCAAGATCAAGGGCGAGCACGCGGCCCGCGTCCTGGCCCAGCTGCCGGAAAGCTTCGCCATGGAAGTGGTGATGCGCATGCTGCGCATGGAATCGGTCCAGAAGGAGGTGCTCGACGACGTCGAGCGCACGCTGCGCACCGAGTTCATGTCGAACCTGGCCCGCACCAGCCGGCGCGACGCCCACGAGATGATGGCCGAGATCTTCAACAACCTGGACCGCAACACCGAGAACCGCTTCCTGGCGGCCCTGGAGGAGCGCAACCGCGACAGCGCCGAGCGCATCAAGGCGCTGATGTTCACCTTCGAGGACCTGTCGAAGCTCGACCCCTCGGGCGTCCAGACCCTGCTGCGCGTCGTCGACAAGCCCAAATTGGGCCTGGCGCTCAAGGGCTCGTCCGAGACGCTGCGCGACCTGTTCTTCACCAACATGTCGGAACGCGCCGCCAAGATCATGCGCGAGGACATGGCGGCCATGGGCCCGGTGCGCCTGCGCGACGTGGATGAAGCGCAGATGTACATGGTCCAGGTCGCCAAGGACCTGGCCGCGCGCGGCGAGATCGTCATGGCCGAGGGCAAGGGCGAAGACGAGCTGATCTACTAG
- a CDS encoding FliH/SctL family protein: protein MSSTRKFLFDTEFDVDVARRREERLAAEAVMPKPPPPPEPEEPPPPPEPVFKSADLLQAHEDGYADGFANGKAQAEAAMAARIAATLDRLADQIEYIVQSAAESAARQREGVIEIGAAIARKLLPEFARRQGTSEVEAMIAACVGDLIDEPRLVIRLADGDLDALSERIDAITTRRGFAGKVVLLAEPTVAPGDCRIEWADGGAERDSARLWHDIDRAAARLLDPGLHPAGANHGSGHAPGHAAPFPAAAPSTVIDS from the coding sequence ATGTCATCGACCCGCAAGTTCCTGTTCGACACCGAGTTCGACGTGGACGTCGCGCGCCGCCGCGAGGAGCGCCTGGCCGCCGAGGCCGTGATGCCGAAGCCGCCCCCGCCGCCCGAACCGGAGGAACCGCCCCCGCCGCCCGAGCCGGTGTTCAAGTCGGCCGACCTGCTGCAGGCGCACGAGGACGGCTACGCCGACGGCTTCGCCAACGGCAAGGCGCAGGCCGAGGCGGCGATGGCCGCCCGGATCGCCGCCACGCTCGACCGCCTGGCCGACCAGATCGAGTACATCGTGCAGAGCGCCGCCGAGAGCGCCGCGCGCCAGCGCGAGGGCGTGATCGAGATCGGCGCCGCGATCGCCCGCAAGCTGCTGCCCGAGTTCGCCCGGCGGCAGGGCACCTCCGAGGTCGAAGCCATGATCGCCGCCTGCGTCGGCGACCTGATCGACGAGCCCCGGCTGGTGATCCGGCTGGCCGACGGCGACCTGGACGCGTTGTCCGAACGGATCGACGCGATCACCACCCGGCGCGGCTTCGCCGGCAAGGTCGTCCTGCTGGCCGAACCGACCGTCGCCCCCGGCGACTGCCGGATCGAGTGGGCCGACGGCGGGGCGGAGCGCGACAGCGCCCGCCTGTGGCACGACATCGACAGGGCCGCGGCCCGCCTTCTCGACCCCGGCCTGCATCCGGCGGGCGCGAACCACGGCTCAGGCCATGCCCCGGGCCATGCCGCCCCCTTCCCGGCGGCAGCGCCGTCCACCGTAATCGACAGCTAG
- the fliN gene encoding flagellar motor switch protein FliN → MASKDSFSLDELDGGSRDVAEFDSHAAKDLEAIYDIPVQISAVLGKATMQVSQLLKLGRGAVVELDRKVGEAIDIYVNNRLVARGEVVVVEDRLGVTMTEIIKSDRS, encoded by the coding sequence ATGGCCAGCAAGGACAGCTTTTCGCTCGACGAACTCGACGGCGGCTCCCGCGATGTCGCCGAATTCGACAGCCATGCAGCCAAGGACCTGGAGGCGATCTACGACATTCCGGTCCAGATCTCCGCGGTGCTCGGCAAGGCGACCATGCAGGTCAGCCAGCTCCTCAAGCTCGGCCGCGGCGCCGTCGTGGAGTTGGACCGCAAGGTCGGCGAGGCGATCGACATCTATGTCAACAACCGTCTGGTGGCGCGCGGCGAGGTGGTGGTCGTGGAGGACAGACTAGGCGTGACCATGACCGAAATCATCAAGTCGGACCGGTCTTGA
- a CDS encoding sigma-54-dependent transcriptional regulator: protein MRLLIVGTLEGYITAAGRIAHERGAKVAYTDGIDKAMNALRGGQGADLVMIDVKFDIARLIDALKLERITVPVIACGIGTDAQAAVRAIRAGAQEYIPLPPDAELIAAVLEAVVQESHAIVSRDPAMGSVLRMADQIAPSDASVLITGENGTGKELMARYIHRKSRRSDKVFVAVNCAAIPENLLESELFGHEKGAFTGALARRVGKFEEANGGTLLLDEISEMDIRLQAKLLRAIQEREIDRVGGSHPVKVDIRVLATSNRRLEEEARAGRFREDLYFRLNVVNLRLPPLRDRPADIVALAAHFAKKYAEQNGMPEKQPTPAALDMLKTHHWRGNVRELENTMHRAVLLSRGKDIDTDAILLTDPAPAPAAAPSPSYAPAPSYAPEAPPAAHAAARAAAGYAAYGGGRIMAPPPAGPPPAASTLPGSLTGLVGRTVADVERDLIIDTLHHCLGNRTHAATILGISIRTLRNKLKQYSEEGIAVPPPGEMERASL from the coding sequence ATGCGACTGCTGATCGTCGGCACGCTGGAAGGCTACATCACCGCGGCGGGCAGGATCGCCCACGAGCGGGGCGCCAAGGTCGCCTACACGGACGGCATCGACAAGGCCATGAACGCGTTGCGTGGCGGCCAAGGCGCCGATCTGGTGATGATAGACGTCAAGTTCGACATAGCGCGCCTGATCGACGCGCTGAAGCTGGAGCGCATCACGGTTCCGGTCATCGCCTGCGGGATCGGCACCGACGCCCAGGCGGCGGTGCGGGCCATCCGGGCCGGCGCCCAGGAATACATCCCGCTGCCGCCCGACGCGGAGCTGATCGCCGCCGTGCTGGAGGCCGTGGTCCAGGAAAGCCACGCGATCGTCAGCCGCGACCCCGCCATGGGATCGGTGCTGCGCATGGCAGACCAGATCGCGCCGAGCGACGCCTCGGTCCTGATCACCGGCGAGAACGGCACCGGCAAGGAGCTGATGGCCCGCTACATCCACCGCAAGAGCCGGCGGTCGGACAAGGTCTTCGTCGCGGTCAACTGCGCGGCGATCCCCGAGAACCTGCTGGAAAGCGAGCTGTTCGGCCACGAGAAGGGCGCCTTCACCGGGGCGCTGGCGCGACGCGTCGGCAAGTTCGAGGAGGCCAACGGCGGCACCCTGCTGCTGGACGAGATCAGCGAGATGGACATCCGGCTCCAGGCCAAGCTGCTGCGCGCGATCCAGGAACGGGAGATCGACCGGGTCGGCGGCAGCCATCCCGTCAAGGTGGACATCCGGGTGTTGGCGACCTCCAACCGCCGCCTGGAGGAGGAGGCCCGCGCCGGCCGCTTCCGGGAGGACCTTTATTTCCGCCTGAACGTGGTCAACCTGCGCCTGCCGCCGCTGCGCGACCGTCCGGCGGACATCGTCGCCCTGGCGGCCCATTTCGCGAAGAAATACGCCGAGCAGAACGGCATGCCGGAGAAGCAGCCGACCCCCGCGGCGCTCGACATGCTGAAGACGCACCACTGGCGCGGCAATGTGCGCGAGCTGGAGAACACCATGCACCGGGCGGTGCTGCTCTCCCGCGGGAAGGACATCGATACCGACGCGATCCTGCTGACCGACCCCGCTCCCGCCCCGGCCGCAGCCCCGTCTCCCTCCTACGCCCCGGCGCCGTCCTACGCACCCGAGGCGCCGCCGGCCGCCCATGCCGCGGCCCGCGCGGCGGCCGGCTATGCCGCCTATGGCGGCGGCCGGATCATGGCGCCGCCGCCGGCCGGCCCGCCGCCGGCCGCGTCCACGCTCCCCGGCAGCCTGACCGGCCTGGTCGGCCGGACCGTCGCCGACGTCGAGCGCGACCTGATCATCGACACGCTGCACCACTGCCTGGGCAACCGCACCCATGCGGCGACGATCCTCGGCATCTCGATCCGCACGCTGCGCAACAAGCTGAAGCAGTACAGCGAGGAGGGCATCGCCGTCCCGCCCCCGGGCGAAATGGAGAGGGCGAGCCTGTGA
- the flhA gene encoding flagellar biosynthesis protein FlhA translates to MTDQTTGGGFNAGDLFQTAKSMILRGDIALAVGLVMILVVMILPMPSFLLDMFLALSMTMSVLILMTVLFIQKPLEISSFPTILLITTLLRLALNLASTRLILSHGHEGPDAAGAVIEAFAGFVMGGNFVIGVIVFAILTIVNFVVITKGSGRIAEVAARFTLDAMPGKQMAIDADLSAGMIDEPEARKRRKELEDESAFFGSMDGASKFVRGDATAGLMITFINVIAGMIIGIAQNDMPFMDAADTYTRLTIGDGLVSQIPALIISVAAGLLVSKAGVSGSADKALFGQLSNYPTALGLSSAMLFMLGMLPGMPFVPFMALAGATGAAAWYLPRMREKKSKELAEEAMEQVAPAPIADEPISTALSIDSVRLELGYALLTLINTANEGFRLTDQIKGLRRQLAAEVGFVLPSVRIQDNLQLPPNTYVVRIKEIESGRGDIRPNMLLVMDPRGEAISLPGEATVEPTFGLPAMWIEQSYREEALFKGLTVVDACTVITTHLTEVIKDNMPDLLSYAETQKLLDEIGRESQKLVADVIPAQITMGGLQRVLQNLLGERVSIRDLATILEGVSEACGFTRNITAITEHVRTRLARQISESNSNEAGFIPLITLSPEWEQAFAESIVGDGDDRQLSMAPSRLQQFITNVRQTFERHAMMGETPVLLTSPGVRPYVRSIIERFRPATTVMSQNEIHPKAKIRTLGQI, encoded by the coding sequence ATGACCGACCAGACCACCGGCGGCGGCTTCAACGCGGGGGACCTGTTCCAGACCGCCAAGTCCATGATCCTGCGCGGCGACATCGCGCTCGCGGTCGGCCTGGTCATGATCCTGGTGGTCATGATCCTGCCGATGCCGTCGTTCCTGCTCGACATGTTCCTGGCCCTGTCCATGACCATGTCGGTGCTGATCCTGATGACCGTGCTGTTCATCCAGAAGCCGCTGGAGATCAGCTCCTTCCCGACCATCCTGCTGATCACGACCCTGCTGCGCCTGGCGCTGAACCTGGCCTCGACGCGCCTGATCCTGTCCCACGGCCACGAGGGGCCGGACGCCGCCGGCGCCGTGATCGAGGCTTTCGCCGGCTTCGTCATGGGCGGCAACTTCGTGATCGGCGTGATCGTCTTCGCGATCCTGACGATCGTCAACTTCGTCGTCATCACCAAGGGTTCGGGCCGCATCGCCGAAGTGGCGGCCCGCTTCACCCTGGACGCGATGCCGGGCAAGCAGATGGCGATCGACGCCGACCTGTCCGCCGGCATGATCGACGAGCCGGAAGCCCGCAAGCGCCGCAAGGAGCTGGAGGACGAGAGCGCGTTCTTCGGCTCGATGGACGGCGCGTCCAAGTTCGTGCGCGGCGACGCCACCGCCGGCCTGATGATCACCTTCATCAACGTCATCGCCGGCATGATCATCGGCATCGCGCAGAACGACATGCCGTTCATGGACGCGGCCGACACCTATACCCGGCTGACCATCGGCGACGGCCTGGTATCGCAGATCCCGGCGCTGATCATCTCGGTCGCGGCCGGCCTGCTGGTCTCCAAGGCGGGCGTCTCGGGATCGGCCGACAAGGCGCTGTTCGGCCAGCTCAGCAACTACCCAACGGCGCTCGGGCTGTCGTCCGCCATGCTGTTCATGCTCGGCATGCTGCCCGGCATGCCCTTCGTCCCCTTCATGGCGCTGGCCGGCGCCACCGGCGCCGCGGCCTGGTACCTGCCGAGGATGCGGGAGAAGAAGTCCAAGGAACTGGCCGAGGAGGCCATGGAGCAGGTGGCCCCGGCCCCGATCGCCGACGAGCCGATCTCGACCGCCCTGTCCATCGACTCGGTCCGGCTGGAACTGGGCTACGCCCTGCTGACGCTGATCAACACGGCGAACGAAGGCTTCCGCCTGACCGACCAGATCAAGGGCCTGCGCCGCCAGCTGGCGGCGGAGGTCGGATTCGTGCTGCCGTCCGTCCGGATCCAGGACAATCTGCAATTGCCGCCCAACACCTACGTGGTGCGGATCAAGGAGATAGAGTCGGGTCGCGGCGACATCCGCCCGAACATGCTGCTGGTGATGGACCCGCGCGGCGAGGCGATCTCGCTGCCCGGAGAGGCGACGGTCGAGCCGACCTTCGGCCTGCCCGCCATGTGGATCGAGCAGAGCTACCGCGAGGAGGCGCTGTTCAAGGGCCTGACCGTGGTCGACGCCTGCACGGTCATCACCACGCACCTGACCGAGGTGATCAAGGACAACATGCCCGACCTGCTGTCCTATGCCGAGACCCAGAAGCTGCTGGACGAGATCGGGCGCGAGAGCCAGAAGCTGGTGGCCGACGTCATCCCGGCCCAGATCACCATGGGCGGGCTTCAGCGCGTCCTCCAGAACCTGCTGGGCGAGCGGGTATCGATCCGCGACCTCGCCACCATCCTGGAAGGCGTCTCGGAGGCGTGCGGCTTCACCCGCAACATCACCGCCATCACAGAGCATGTCCGGACCCGGCTGGCCCGCCAGATCTCGGAGTCGAACAGCAACGAGGCCGGCTTCATCCCGCTGATCACCCTGTCCCCGGAATGGGAGCAGGCCTTCGCCGAATCGATCGTCGGCGACGGCGACGACCGGCAACTTTCCATGGCACCGTCGCGCCTTCAGCAATTCATCACCAATGTGCGTCAGACTTTCGAACGTCACGCCATGATGGGCGAGACCCCGGTGCTGCTCACCAGTCCCGGCGTCCGGCCCTATGTGCGGTCGATCATCGAGCGGTTCCGGCCGGCGACGACGGTCATGTCGCAAAACGAGATACACCCCAAGGCCAAGATCCGGACCCTTGGGCAGATCTGA
- a CDS encoding flagellar biosynthesis protein FlhF translates to MRLVRDALGDDAIIVATREEEGGVRLTAAIDDVEQPLPPPPSSHEPEQEPPAYGHGGRSWRREPEIDIVDLISDTLTRHGTPAGICDRLLNTIATYDTGDPVEALSGALDSIFTFKPLPHGRAPRPFMLIGPPGAGKTLTVAKLAARATLGGRKVGVITTDTVRAGGVDQLAAFTKLLKLKLLAVEDTDALADALGVQRGVEQVLIDSAGRNPFDPDDMNDLGDLLNAADLEPVLVLPAGCDAAEAAEVGSAFRELGARRLLLTRLDMTRRLGSLLAIAYEARLSFSDISATPQVAEGLSALDPESLARLLLPSSVQHATRSAKQTGTFS, encoded by the coding sequence ATGCGGCTCGTCCGCGACGCGTTGGGCGACGATGCCATCATCGTCGCGACGCGCGAGGAGGAGGGCGGCGTCCGCCTGACCGCCGCGATCGACGATGTGGAACAGCCGCTGCCGCCGCCGCCTTCCAGCCACGAGCCGGAACAGGAGCCCCCGGCCTATGGCCACGGCGGCCGCTCCTGGCGGCGCGAGCCGGAAATCGACATCGTCGACCTGATCTCCGATACGCTGACCCGCCACGGAACCCCCGCCGGCATCTGCGACCGCCTGCTCAACACCATCGCGACCTACGACACCGGCGATCCGGTGGAAGCGCTGAGCGGCGCCCTGGACAGCATCTTCACCTTCAAGCCGCTGCCCCACGGCCGCGCCCCCCGTCCCTTCATGCTGATCGGGCCGCCGGGAGCCGGCAAGACGCTGACCGTCGCCAAGCTTGCCGCCCGCGCGACCCTGGGCGGCCGCAAGGTCGGCGTCATCACCACCGACACGGTGCGGGCCGGCGGCGTCGACCAGCTCGCCGCCTTCACCAAGCTGCTGAAGCTGAAGCTGCTGGCGGTCGAGGACACCGACGCCCTGGCCGACGCGCTGGGCGTCCAGCGCGGGGTCGAGCAGGTACTGATCGACAGCGCGGGCCGCAATCCGTTCGACCCCGACGACATGAACGACCTGGGCGACCTGCTGAACGCCGCCGACCTGGAGCCGGTGCTGGTGCTGCCGGCCGGGTGCGACGCGGCAGAAGCTGCCGAGGTAGGATCTGCCTTCCGCGAGCTGGGAGCGCGCCGCCTGCTGCTGACCCGACTCGACATGACCCGGCGGCTGGGCAGCCTGCTCGCCATAGCCTACGAGGCGCGGCTAAGCTTTTCCGACATCAGCGCCACCCCGCAGGTCGCCGAGGGGCTGAGCGCGCTCGATCCCGAATCCCTGGCACGCCTCTTGCTTCCTTCCAGCGTGCAGCACGCGACACGATCCGCCAAGCAAACGGGAACTTTCTCATGA
- a CDS encoding MinD/ParA family protein — translation MTEASSVFPANITPLRGHNVVAVASGKGGVGKTWFSITLTHALTKLGRRALLFDGDLGLANVDIQLGLMPKRDLGSVVERRMSLQTAAERFEDGGFDIIAGRSGSGNLANLTVQRLNELRADLLEVARNYDAVVIDLGAGVDRTVRQLSGPAGITLVVTTDEPTSLTDAYAFIKVTHAANPNADLRVVVNMASSVREGERTYATILKACQNFLKFSPPMAGIIRRDQKVRDAIRNQVPLLMRSPSSDAASDVRNLAAKLFTGP, via the coding sequence ATGACCGAAGCATCCTCGGTTTTCCCCGCCAACATCACCCCGCTGCGTGGCCACAACGTCGTCGCCGTGGCGAGCGGAAAGGGCGGCGTCGGCAAGACCTGGTTCTCCATCACCCTGACCCACGCGCTGACCAAGCTGGGCCGGCGCGCGCTGCTGTTCGACGGCGACCTGGGGCTGGCCAACGTGGACATCCAGCTCGGGCTGATGCCCAAGCGCGACCTGGGATCGGTGGTCGAGCGCCGCATGTCGCTCCAGACAGCCGCCGAACGGTTCGAGGACGGCGGTTTCGACATCATCGCGGGGCGGTCCGGCTCCGGCAACCTGGCCAACCTGACGGTACAGCGGCTTAACGAGCTGCGCGCCGACCTGCTGGAGGTGGCGCGGAACTATGACGCGGTCGTGATCGACCTGGGCGCCGGCGTGGACCGCACCGTACGCCAGCTTTCCGGCCCCGCCGGTATCACGCTGGTGGTGACGACGGACGAGCCGACCTCGCTGACCGACGCCTACGCCTTCATCAAGGTCACCCATGCCGCAAACCCGAACGCCGACCTGCGCGTGGTGGTGAACATGGCGAGCAGCGTGCGCGAGGGCGAGCGGACCTATGCCACGATCCTGAAGGCCTGCCAGAACTTCCTGAAGTTCTCGCCGCCGATGGCCGGCATCATCCGCCGCGATCAGAAGGTCCGGGACGCGATCCGCAACCAGGTGCCGCTGCTGATGCGCTCGCCCAGTTCCGACGCGGCCTCCGACGTGCGCAACTTGGCGGCGAAGCTGTTCACCGGGCCATGA